The following are encoded in a window of Rhizobium sp. WYJ-E13 genomic DNA:
- a CDS encoding carboxymuconolactone decarboxylase family protein, whose amino-acid sequence MQARFNFGKAAPDAYKAVVALEQYVQESGLDKRFIHLIKLRASQINGCAYCVDMHSKEARHHGLSEQWINLMCVWRESPVYDARERALLGWVDAVTKIAETGAPDADYEALKAHFSEAEMTKITVAIGTINIWNRLAVGFRSQHPIDAPQKAA is encoded by the coding sequence ATGCAAGCACGTTTCAACTTCGGCAAAGCCGCTCCGGATGCCTACAAGGCCGTCGTCGCGCTGGAGCAATATGTGCAGGAATCCGGACTGGATAAGCGCTTCATTCACCTGATCAAGCTTCGCGCTTCGCAGATCAACGGCTGCGCCTATTGCGTCGATATGCATTCGAAGGAAGCACGCCATCACGGCCTTTCCGAACAGTGGATCAACCTGATGTGCGTCTGGCGGGAATCTCCGGTTTACGACGCCCGTGAACGCGCCCTGCTCGGCTGGGTCGATGCGGTGACGAAGATTGCGGAGACCGGTGCACCGGATGCCGATTACGAAGCATTGAAGGCGCATTTCTCGGAAGCGGAAATGACCAAGATCACGGTTGCGATCGGCACGATCAATATCTGGAACCGGCTTGCCGTCGGCTTCCGCAGCCAGCATCCGATCGATGCGCCGCAGAAGGCAGCCTGA
- a CDS encoding Rrf2 family transcriptional regulator — MKLGDGVEQSIHCTAVLSGLSAGGVLSAAALAEFHGVSTSYLLKHLQALSGAGILETVPGPKGGYRLAKKPEDISLLEIVLAVEGPAPAFRCSEIRQRGPNPLPQRYFTKPCQITAAMLRAERAYRAELANTSIADILAELSADDDGGIAARGCAFMEIHERNTAR, encoded by the coding sequence GTGAAACTTGGTGACGGCGTCGAACAGAGCATTCATTGCACGGCGGTACTATCAGGGCTTTCGGCTGGCGGCGTGCTTTCGGCGGCGGCCCTTGCCGAATTCCATGGCGTGTCGACGAGCTATCTGCTGAAGCACCTGCAGGCGCTTTCGGGAGCCGGAATTCTGGAGACGGTACCGGGGCCGAAGGGGGGTTACCGGCTGGCGAAGAAGCCGGAGGATATTTCGCTGCTTGAGATCGTGCTCGCAGTCGAGGGACCGGCACCGGCTTTCCGCTGTTCGGAGATCCGTCAGCGCGGACCGAACCCGCTGCCGCAGCGCTATTTCACCAAACCCTGCCAGATCACGGCGGCAATGCTGAGGGCCGAGCGCGCCTACCGCGCCGAACTCGCAAACACCAGCATCGCCGACATCCTGGCCGAACTTTCCGCGGATGATGACGGCGGGATCGCCGCCAGAGGCTGCGCCTTCATGGAAATACACGAGAGAAATACGGCTCGCTGA
- a CDS encoding ligase-associated DNA damage response DEXH box helicase → MDQIETDLSLALPAPFLRWFAEKGWRPRAHQLELLSRAEAGESTLLIAPTGAGKTLAGFLPSLTDLTRRGKIPPGSAFTGIHTLYISPLKALAVDIERNLTKPVTEMGLPISIENRTGDTPNAKRQRQKLNPPDILLTTPEQVALLLANREAERFFRDLKYVVFDELHSLVTSKRGHMLSLGLGRLRRLAPDLKTIGLSATVANPLDLQKWLVAQEEGRENHAGLVLVEGGARPDISILDTEERIPWAGHSAKYAIPDVYRQLIDHKTTLLFVNTRSQAEMLFQELWTVNEENLPIALHHGSLDVAQRRKVEAAMAANRLRAVVATSTLDLGIDWGDVDLVIHVGAPKGASRLAQRIGRSNHRMDEPSKAILVPANRFEVMECQAALDANYIGAQDTPPVGRGGLDVLAQHVLGMACAEPFDMLELYDEITSASPYADLSWETFERVVDFVATGGYALRTYERYARIRKTKEGRWRVSNPQVAQQYRLNLGTIVEDPMLNIRMAKRGEGGRLGRPGAVLGKVEEYFLEQLAPGDTFIFSGKVLRFEGIRENEALVSQAYSFDPKIPSYAGGKFPLSTYLADQVRSMLDDPDRWPRLPDQVRDWLSLQKEKSLLPKRDELLIETFPRGSRGYMVIYPFEGRLAHQTLGMLLTRRLDRAGAKPLGFVATDYSLAIWGLEDLGLRIANGHLSLSDLFDEDMLGDDLESWLNESFLLKRTFRNCAVIAGLIERRHPGKEKTGRQITVSADLIYDVLRSHEPDHILLQATRQDAATGLLDISRLGDMLRRIRGHITHRALDHISPLAVPVMLEIGRESVPGQAHDALLAEAADDLIAEAMS, encoded by the coding sequence GTGGATCAGATCGAAACCGACCTCAGCCTTGCCTTGCCCGCTCCCTTCCTCCGCTGGTTTGCGGAAAAGGGCTGGCGTCCCCGCGCCCACCAGCTCGAGCTCCTGTCTCGTGCCGAAGCTGGCGAGAGCACGCTGCTGATCGCGCCGACCGGCGCCGGCAAGACACTCGCCGGTTTCCTGCCGTCGCTGACCGATCTCACGCGACGCGGCAAGATCCCGCCGGGTTCGGCATTTACCGGCATCCATACGCTTTACATCTCGCCGCTGAAGGCGCTGGCCGTCGATATCGAGCGCAACCTCACGAAGCCCGTCACCGAGATGGGCTTGCCGATATCGATCGAGAACCGCACAGGCGATACGCCGAACGCCAAGCGCCAGCGCCAGAAGCTCAATCCGCCCGATATATTGCTGACGACCCCGGAACAGGTGGCGCTGCTCCTGGCAAACCGGGAAGCCGAACGTTTCTTCAGGGATCTGAAATACGTCGTCTTCGATGAGCTGCACTCGCTGGTCACGTCCAAGCGCGGCCACATGCTCTCGCTCGGCCTTGGCCGGTTGCGCCGGCTGGCACCCGATCTGAAAACGATCGGCCTCTCGGCCACCGTCGCCAATCCCCTGGATCTACAGAAATGGCTGGTGGCGCAGGAGGAGGGCAGGGAAAACCATGCCGGCCTCGTTCTCGTCGAAGGTGGCGCCAGGCCCGATATCTCCATTCTCGACACCGAAGAGCGCATTCCCTGGGCGGGCCATTCCGCCAAATACGCAATCCCGGATGTTTATCGCCAACTGATCGACCACAAGACGACGCTGCTCTTCGTCAATACCCGCTCGCAGGCCGAAATGCTCTTTCAGGAGCTCTGGACGGTCAACGAGGAAAACCTGCCGATCGCGCTCCACCACGGTTCGCTCGATGTTGCCCAGCGCCGCAAGGTCGAAGCCGCCATGGCCGCTAACCGGCTGCGGGCCGTTGTCGCAACCTCGACGCTCGATCTCGGCATCGATTGGGGCGATGTCGATCTCGTCATCCATGTCGGCGCGCCCAAGGGAGCCTCGCGCCTTGCCCAGCGCATCGGCCGCTCCAATCACCGCATGGACGAACCATCAAAGGCAATCCTCGTGCCCGCCAACCGCTTCGAGGTCATGGAATGCCAGGCCGCACTCGATGCGAACTATATCGGCGCGCAGGACACGCCGCCCGTCGGCCGCGGTGGACTTGATGTGCTCGCCCAGCACGTGCTCGGCATGGCCTGCGCTGAGCCCTTCGACATGCTGGAACTCTATGACGAGATCACCAGCGCCTCGCCCTATGCCGACCTTTCGTGGGAAACCTTCGAGCGCGTCGTCGATTTTGTCGCGACCGGCGGTTATGCGCTCCGCACCTACGAGCGTTACGCCCGTATTCGCAAGACCAAGGAGGGTCGCTGGCGCGTCTCCAATCCGCAGGTCGCCCAGCAATATCGCCTGAACCTCGGCACCATCGTCGAGGATCCGATGCTGAATATTCGCATGGCCAAACGCGGCGAGGGCGGCAGGCTCGGTCGCCCCGGCGCCGTGCTTGGAAAAGTCGAGGAATATTTCCTCGAACAGCTCGCTCCCGGCGACACTTTCATCTTCTCCGGCAAGGTTTTACGCTTTGAGGGCATCAGGGAGAACGAGGCGCTGGTAAGCCAGGCCTATTCCTTCGATCCGAAAATCCCTTCCTATGCCGGCGGAAAGTTCCCGCTCTCGACCTACCTTGCCGATCAGGTCCGCTCGATGCTGGATGATCCCGATCGCTGGCCCCGCCTGCCGGACCAGGTGCGCGACTGGCTCTCGCTGCAGAAGGAAAAATCCTTGCTGCCGAAGCGCGACGAGCTGCTGATCGAGACCTTCCCGCGCGGCAGCCGCGGTTACATGGTCATCTATCCCTTCGAGGGGCGGCTGGCGCACCAGACGCTCGGCATGCTGCTCACACGCCGGCTGGACAGGGCAGGGGCAAAACCGCTCGGTTTCGTCGCAACCGATTATTCCCTCGCCATATGGGGCCTGGAGGATCTAGGTCTCAGGATCGCCAATGGCCACCTCAGCCTCTCTGACCTCTTCGATGAGGATATGCTGGGTGACGATCTGGAATCCTGGCTGAACGAATCCTTCCTTTTGAAGCGTACCTTCCGCAATTGCGCCGTGATTGCAGGCTTGATCGAGCGGCGCCATCCGGGCAAGGAAAAGACCGGCCGGCAGATCACCGTCTCCGCCGATCTGATCTACGATGTGCTCCGAAGCCACGAGCCCGACCACATCCTGCTGCAGGCAACGCGGCAGGACGCAGCGACCGGTCTTTTGGATATTTCCCGCCTTGGCGATATGCTGAGGCGAATCAGGGGCCACATCACCCACCGGGCGCTGGACCATATTTCGCCGCTCGCCGTGCCGGTCATGCTGGAAATCGGCCGGGAATCGGTGCCGGGTCAGGCCCACGATGCGCTGCTTGCCGAAGCCGCGGACGATCTGATCGCCGAGGCCATGTCCTGA
- the pdeM gene encoding ligase-associated DNA damage response endonuclease PdeM, whose amino-acid sequence MNRLALARDMIGLAAIPGVETAVHGVAAVCDPLGALYLPDAGILVVSDLHLEKGAAFARRGMMLPPYDTLATLTVLAAVISRYDPKIIISLGDNFHDRVGSEYLPDSFRTLIVEMARSREWIWINGNHDPDGTVDLPGTCSDELYYAGLTFRHEPRDGLQKGEIAGHLHPAATVRRREKSVRRPCFATDGDRLLMPAFGVMSGGLDLGHKAMKGLFDKTSLIAHLLGRDRIYSVRYGNLRG is encoded by the coding sequence ATGAACCGCTTGGCGCTCGCGCGCGACATGATTGGTCTTGCCGCAATACCGGGCGTCGAAACCGCCGTTCACGGTGTCGCTGCCGTCTGTGATCCCTTGGGCGCGCTCTATCTGCCGGATGCCGGCATTCTCGTCGTCTCTGACCTGCATCTGGAAAAAGGGGCAGCCTTCGCCCGCCGCGGCATGATGCTGCCGCCCTACGATACGCTGGCGACGCTCACCGTGCTCGCCGCCGTCATTTCCCGTTATGATCCAAAGATCATCATTTCGCTCGGCGACAACTTTCACGATCGCGTTGGCTCCGAATATCTGCCGGATTCTTTCCGCACGCTGATCGTCGAAATGGCCCGCAGCCGCGAATGGATCTGGATCAATGGCAACCATGATCCCGATGGCACCGTCGACCTGCCCGGCACCTGTTCGGACGAGCTCTATTATGCCGGCCTGACCTTCCGCCACGAGCCGCGTGACGGCCTGCAAAAAGGCGAGATCGCGGGCCATCTGCATCCGGCTGCGACCGTCCGCCGCCGCGAGAAATCCGTCCGCCGTCCCTGTTTCGCGACAGATGGCGACCGCCTGCTGATGCCTGCCTTCGGCGTCATGAGCGGTGGCCTGGATCTCGGCCATAAGGCCATGAAGGGCCTTTTCGACAAGACCTCGCTGATCGCCCACCTGCTCGGTCGTGATCGGATCTACTCGGTCCGCTATGGCAATTTGCGCGGCTGA
- a CDS encoding transglycosylase SLT domain-containing protein: MRTPTVLAVVGLALLAGCATAPRQTRNICAVFDQKDGLFTSWQGAAERAEKKYGVPVPILMATMYVESGFQPYARPPRTKLFGFIPWTRPSTAYGYSQALNGTWDHYQSATGNWSATRTNFADAIDFIGWYHYSNAQATGIPLNDAYSLYLAYYSGPTGYKRGDWRSNGQLQQTAQKFARMAGTYQQQLQGCN; encoded by the coding sequence ATGCGTACTCCCACCGTGCTTGCGGTCGTCGGGCTGGCTTTGCTTGCCGGCTGTGCGACGGCGCCGCGCCAGACGCGTAATATCTGCGCTGTTTTCGATCAGAAGGATGGTCTCTTCACCAGCTGGCAGGGGGCTGCGGAGCGTGCCGAGAAGAAATACGGCGTGCCGGTGCCGATCCTGATGGCGACCATGTATGTCGAATCCGGCTTCCAGCCCTATGCACGACCGCCGCGCACCAAGCTCTTCGGCTTCATTCCCTGGACACGGCCCTCGACGGCCTATGGCTATTCGCAGGCGCTGAACGGAACCTGGGATCACTACCAGTCCGCCACAGGCAACTGGTCTGCAACGAGGACAAACTTCGCCGACGCGATCGATTTCATTGGCTGGTACCACTACAGCAACGCCCAAGCGACGGGCATTCCGCTCAACGACGCCTACAGCCTTTACCTCGCCTATTATTCCGGCCCGACCGGCTACAAGCGCGGCGATTGGCGCAGCAATGGTCAGTTGCAGCAGACGGCACAGAAGTTCGCAAGGATGGCCGGGACCTATCAGCAGCAATTGCAGGGATGTAATTGA
- a CDS encoding alpha/beta fold hydrolase has translation MPESKRRQSEFAREAEAVSIHCRDGVELRGHIWNGARSGANGSVVINPATGVAARYYHYYARFLAEHGFDVLTYDYRGIGLSRPERLKGSGYRWQDWGELDFDAALLFMESRRPGRALLVVGHSIGGFLPGVSAHAGRITRMLAVGAQYGNPRDYAAAHRWRLFLKWHVVMPATTLLFGYFPGRRLGWLEDLPKDVALDWAFQRGWKDPHAAREWTVAFNRFDSFRAPVLSLAVSDDEIATVQAIRRGFSHYRNAQVEEVLLRPEDLGFPRIGHFDLFHARHATGFWLDTLLWLRDGTNPWPGKRPPEHLVFA, from the coding sequence ATGCCGGAGAGCAAACGGAGGCAGAGCGAGTTCGCACGAGAAGCGGAAGCCGTCTCGATCCACTGCCGTGACGGAGTTGAACTCCGCGGTCATATCTGGAACGGCGCCCGTAGTGGTGCCAATGGGAGCGTCGTCATCAATCCGGCGACCGGGGTTGCGGCACGCTACTATCACTATTATGCGCGCTTTCTCGCCGAACATGGTTTTGATGTACTGACCTATGACTATCGCGGTATCGGCCTGTCCCGTCCGGAGCGATTAAAGGGATCGGGCTATCGCTGGCAGGACTGGGGCGAGCTGGATTTCGATGCGGCGCTGCTTTTCATGGAAAGCCGGCGGCCCGGTCGAGCGCTTCTCGTCGTCGGCCACAGTATCGGCGGGTTCCTACCGGGTGTCTCGGCGCATGCCGGCCGTATCACACGCATGCTGGCGGTCGGCGCCCAATATGGCAATCCGCGGGACTATGCGGCAGCACACCGGTGGCGATTGTTCCTGAAATGGCACGTCGTCATGCCGGCAACCACATTGCTCTTCGGCTACTTTCCCGGACGGCGCCTTGGCTGGCTTGAGGATCTGCCGAAGGACGTCGCGCTCGACTGGGCTTTTCAGCGGGGATGGAAAGATCCTCACGCGGCGAGAGAATGGACAGTGGCGTTCAATCGCTTCGACAGCTTTCGTGCGCCGGTCCTCAGCCTCGCCGTTTCGGACGACGAGATCGCCACCGTTCAGGCCATTCGCCGCGGGTTTTCCCATTATCGCAATGCCCAAGTGGAGGAGGTGCTGCTGAGGCCGGAAGATCTCGGATTTCCGAGGATCGGGCATTTCGATCTTTTTCATGCGCGCCACGCCACCGGTTTCTGGCTCGATACCCTGCTCTGGCTGCGGGACGGGACCAATCCCTGGCCCGGCAAAAGACCACCGGAACATCTCGTATTTGCATAA
- a CDS encoding TetR/AcrR family transcriptional regulator, whose product MARSGIDTRERIIAAAAKLFYNEGVRAVSVDAVAEKADVTKRTLYYHFDSKDDLIAAYLETRDQPNLAVYRRWFAETDGHLPAKIKGIFDNLARSARHPKWKGCGYLRTSAELANMPGHPAIKVGAAHKKNVEQWLAALFEEQHLAAPPKLARQIVLLLDGSFAAVLLHRDPTYMEAAGEAAAALVAAASAGKMIRLP is encoded by the coding sequence ATGGCAAGATCAGGAATCGATACGCGCGAACGCATTATCGCGGCCGCTGCAAAACTCTTCTATAACGAGGGTGTCAGGGCGGTCAGCGTCGATGCCGTGGCCGAGAAGGCTGATGTCACGAAGCGCACCCTCTATTATCATTTCGACAGCAAGGACGACCTGATCGCCGCCTATCTCGAAACCCGCGACCAGCCCAACCTTGCTGTCTATCGGCGGTGGTTTGCGGAGACGGACGGACATCTGCCAGCGAAGATAAAGGGCATTTTCGACAATCTGGCCCGCTCGGCCCGGCATCCGAAATGGAAGGGCTGCGGTTATCTCAGAACATCGGCCGAGCTTGCAAACATGCCTGGCCATCCCGCCATCAAGGTGGGGGCCGCACACAAGAAAAATGTCGAGCAATGGCTGGCGGCTCTCTTCGAGGAACAGCATCTCGCCGCGCCGCCAAAGCTTGCCCGCCAGATCGTTCTGCTGCTCGACGGCTCCTTTGCCGCCGTGCTCCTGCATCGCGATCCGACCTATATGGAAGCTGCAGGAGAAGCGGCCGCAGCCTTGGTGGCTGCGGCCAGCGCGGGCAAAATGATCAGGCTGCCCTGA
- a CDS encoding dihydrofolate reductase family protein has product MRKLVVWNLMTLDGYFEGTKPWDIEFHNLAWGPELEKYAEQFGEEGDLLVFGRKTYEGMAAYWPSAESEDKIKAYMNSIAKIAVSRSMEKADWNNTCVVRDPVSELRRLKEQDGKTIFVFGSAELADTLLKAGLVDEIRICLVPVILGRGNPHFKPADAQQPLKLLESSVTKSGAVILRYEPVRAA; this is encoded by the coding sequence ATGAGGAAACTGGTTGTCTGGAACCTGATGACGCTGGACGGCTATTTCGAAGGGACGAAGCCGTGGGATATCGAATTCCACAATCTGGCCTGGGGGCCGGAGCTTGAAAAATATGCTGAGCAGTTCGGCGAAGAAGGTGATCTGCTGGTTTTCGGCCGCAAGACCTATGAGGGCATGGCGGCCTATTGGCCGAGCGCCGAGAGTGAAGACAAGATCAAGGCCTATATGAACAGCATTGCCAAGATCGCCGTCTCGCGGAGCATGGAAAAGGCGGACTGGAACAATACGTGCGTGGTTCGCGATCCGGTTTCCGAACTGAGAAGACTGAAGGAGCAGGACGGCAAGACGATCTTCGTCTTCGGCAGCGCCGAGCTTGCCGATACCCTGCTGAAGGCGGGACTGGTGGATGAAATCCGCATCTGCCTGGTGCCCGTCATCCTCGGCCGCGGCAATCCGCATTTCAAGCCGGCGGACGCGCAGCAACCCCTGAAACTGCTCGAGTCCTCGGTGACGAAGAGCGGCGCGGTGATCCTGCGCTACGAGCCGGTCAGGGCAGCCTGA
- a CDS encoding TIGR02186 family protein, translating to MPWRVLPLLLALLLPSLVAAQMLPGQGTQVEREGLEIGTSTSEIAITSDFRGADLTIFGAVTNTDDLLLAIGQYDVVVVLEGPREDATVRRKERVFGIWINASSMTFADVPHSYSMSSSRSIDDITTPLDLTGEGIGIDHIPLRPIDFAGNFNSLNEFRTAFRRLQQVGGLYERDPSGVRFVSSNLFKASLRLPANIPNGVHTVRAYLFKSGKFVTQKSQPLRVIKTGIEQTITDAAHEQPIFYGCFAVLLAVLTGWGASLIFRKD from the coding sequence ATGCCCTGGCGTGTTCTGCCCTTGCTGCTTGCGCTTCTGCTGCCATCGCTGGTGGCGGCGCAGATGCTGCCTGGGCAGGGGACACAGGTCGAGCGCGAGGGGCTGGAAATCGGCACCTCTACCAGCGAAATCGCCATCACCTCCGATTTCCGCGGCGCGGACCTGACGATTTTCGGCGCTGTGACGAACACAGACGACCTGCTGCTTGCCATCGGCCAGTATGACGTTGTCGTGGTTCTGGAAGGTCCGCGCGAAGACGCCACGGTACGCAGGAAAGAGCGGGTCTTCGGCATCTGGATCAATGCCTCGTCGATGACCTTCGCCGACGTGCCGCATTCCTATTCGATGTCGAGTTCGCGCTCCATCGACGACATAACGACACCGCTCGACCTGACCGGAGAGGGTATCGGCATCGACCATATTCCGCTGCGACCGATCGATTTTGCCGGCAACTTCAACAGTCTCAACGAATTCCGCACTGCCTTCCGGCGCCTGCAGCAGGTAGGCGGGCTTTACGAGCGTGACCCGAGCGGCGTTCGCTTCGTCTCCTCCAATCTCTTCAAGGCAAGCCTGCGGTTGCCGGCGAACATCCCGAACGGCGTGCACACCGTACGCGCCTACCTGTTCAAGAGCGGGAAGTTCGTGACGCAGAAGTCGCAGCCGTTGCGCGTCATCAAGACGGGTATCGAACAGACGATCACCGATGCGGCGCATGAGCAGCCAATCTTTTATGGCTGCTTTGCGGTGCTGCTGGCCGTGCTGACGGGATGGGGCGCCAGTCTGATCTTCCGCAAGGATTGA
- a CDS encoding sulfite exporter TauE/SafE family protein, producing the protein MTIYLPIAELSVNIFIILGMGAAVGFLSGMFGVGGGFLITPLLIFYNIPPVVAVATGANQVVASSISGAITHFRRGSLDLKLGSVLLVGGLSGATVGIWIFSLLRAIGQLDLFISLLYVVFLGAVGGLMLWESVNAMRRAARNEPPVPRRPGHQHWVHKLPLKVRFKKSKIYLSVIPIVTLGFAIGILTSVMGVGGGFIMVPAMIYLLRIPTNVVVGTSLFQIIFVTAYTTIVQAATNYSVDIVLAFFLMLAGVIGAQYGVRVGQRLRGEQLRALLGLLVLAVGLRLAVALVVTPEDIYSVVMGVGN; encoded by the coding sequence TTGACAATCTATCTGCCCATCGCAGAATTGTCGGTGAACATCTTCATCATTCTCGGCATGGGGGCAGCTGTCGGCTTCCTGTCCGGCATGTTCGGCGTCGGCGGCGGCTTTCTGATCACCCCTCTCCTGATCTTCTACAATATTCCGCCGGTCGTCGCCGTCGCGACAGGCGCCAACCAGGTGGTGGCTTCTTCGATATCGGGGGCGATCACGCATTTCCGGCGCGGCTCCCTCGACCTGAAGCTCGGCTCGGTGCTTCTCGTCGGCGGTCTGTCGGGGGCGACAGTCGGTATCTGGATCTTCTCGCTGCTGCGTGCGATCGGCCAGCTCGACCTCTTCATCTCGCTTCTCTATGTCGTCTTCCTCGGCGCGGTCGGCGGGCTGATGCTGTGGGAGAGCGTCAACGCCATGCGCCGCGCCGCCCGCAACGAGCCACCGGTTCCGCGCCGGCCCGGCCATCAGCACTGGGTGCATAAGCTGCCGCTGAAGGTGCGCTTCAAGAAATCGAAGATCTATCTGTCTGTCATCCCCATCGTGACGCTCGGATTTGCGATCGGCATCCTCACCTCGGTCATGGGCGTCGGCGGCGGCTTCATCATGGTGCCGGCGATGATCTACCTGTTGCGCATCCCGACCAATGTCGTCGTCGGAACCTCGCTCTTCCAGATCATCTTCGTGACCGCCTATACGACGATCGTGCAGGCGGCGACCAACTACTCCGTCGATATCGTGCTCGCCTTCTTCCTGATGCTCGCCGGCGTCATCGGCGCGCAATATGGCGTGCGCGTCGGGCAGCGGCTGCGCGGCGAACAGCTGCGCGCGCTGCTCGGTCTCCTGGTTCTCGCGGTGGGCCTACGTCTCGCCGTCGCGCTGGTCGTGACGCCGGAAGATATCTATTCGGTGGTCATGGGAGTGGGGAACTGA